The following are encoded in a window of Pseudomonadota bacterium genomic DNA:
- a CDS encoding cupin domain-containing protein, with protein sequence MPNESWGSMTWLVEDASHPGADLSLARMTVLPGHTSPAHRHPNANEAIHLVSGELEVRLGAQWVPAHPGDTIYVPSGTTHQTRCLGDTEAVLILAYSAGRRAYEDMEGTAAD encoded by the coding sequence ATGCCGAACGAGAGCTGGGGCAGCATGACGTGGCTGGTGGAGGACGCCTCGCATCCTGGCGCCGACCTCTCCCTCGCCCGCATGACGGTGCTCCCCGGGCACACGAGCCCGGCGCACCGCCACCCCAACGCCAACGAAGCGATCCACCTCGTGAGCGGCGAACTGGAGGTTCGCCTGGGGGCCCAGTGGGTGCCGGCCCACCCTGGCGACACGATCTACGTGCCCAGCGGCACCACCCATCAAACCCGTTGCCTGGGGGACACGGAAGCCGTCTTGATCCTCGCCTATTCCGCCGGCCGACGGGCCTACGAGGACATGGAAGGCACCGCGGCCGACTGA